The Coccidioides posadasii str. Silveira chromosome 2, complete sequence genomic interval TACCGATCATCCTATCGGGGACCCAGTCACAGGTCAGCAACCACATTCGCAGCCAGCAAAATGTAAGAAAGAGGcataacaacaacaacaacaacaacaaggACATACCCATCTGCTGATTTCGCTATTATAGTAACCTCGTAGTAGTAAATCCCACACTGGGGCGGCATAGGATGATTGGCCCGAACGGCAGCCGCTTCAAGCTCTTGTTTGTTCGCTTGGCCCATGTATCGGACCTCCAGCCCATCACCCATTAAATCCAAACCGCTATATTTGTCCAACTCGTTCCACCTCGAAGGTAAAGGCGACAATGTATCCTCGTCGCTCGAAGCGTTATGTTCAATGATATCATACGTCATTCCCCGATGAGACGGCGCCATCCGGTGTAGATTGGCATTGCTCGAGCTCGTAGAGAGGGAGGGTGCATTCGACGACTGTGCGGAAGAGGACTCCTTGTGCCCCGTTGCTTTAGACTTATTAGCCGCCGCCAACTGAGCGATATACTTCGAGCTCTTCAGATACGACGGCGTGAAGAACTGATTTGTCTGCTGCATGAAGATCGGCCCTCCTGCTCCTGCTCCCCCTActactcctcctcctcctaCTGCTCCTCCGCTCCCGTATGCCAGGGCCTTTGCAAACTGCCGCGAGTGGTCCGGCAGGCCGGCGGCCCTCCGCCAGCTATTGTTCCCAGAACTTGCTCCACCGTTCATCTGCATTTCTTCATCGAAACTGTAACCCGCCTGCCTGTGTAGCCGGTTGTACTGAGGGGGGTATGAACTGCTCGGGGTGGCTGTTCCCAGACTCGCGGGGGCGCCAGACCAAGCCGGAGGGTGTGTGGATGCGGCTCCCGAGACGACAGAGGCGTACGACGATCTTCGAGGGTAGGATATTATGTTGGGTCccgaagagaaagaagctGTGTTGGGTGCTCTGCCGGAGCCTGAGGGGGAGTGAGGGACGTTGGTCATTCTTCGGCCACGGTAGAGTCGGAGAGACGATCCATGCAACGACAGTAAACGCAGAGGACCATAGGCATTCACGGACCGGGGAGGCGATTCCAGACAATCCTATTGACCAAATAAAGCgacggaaaaaaaaaaaaaaaatatgatCGCTAATACCggaggggagggggagggaaCAGGTGGCTCGGGCTGTTTGGAGAGATGCGAGGCAGCGATTTCAAGCTCACAAGGTCTAGAAGTACCTAAATAAAGGAACACAGCATAGTGAAGACAGAGGATCCTTAAGTTTTAAAAGATTCTGTAGATATTATCTAGAGGGCGAGGTCTGAGAGAAAGAGGTCACGTTGGTGGAAGTGCAGCCTCTCGCCATGACATTCGAGGAGCTTATTTAAGTGATCGCCTGGCAccaagtacggagtagtttaCTAACAGCCAGCCAACCAACCAACTGGGAGGGGGAAGGGCTTTGGtcgttttgttttttccccccAGTCGATCTCACCAACCGCATCATCCGGGGCAAACACCAAATCAGCCACGGTTGGACGGTGACGAGACACTTCCAAGAAGCGCTTTTCCACTACATGGAACCAGCCAGGATACGTATGCTATGTTTGTTGATGAGACGAAACGGTCTCTTGAGCAGTGAGCAGAACCAACTTATCACGTCAATCAACTGCCCGGCTGCCGAAACTTGGCCGTTGAATCATCAACAGccaactaactagttaactagttaaccgTATAACGTAACTAAGCACAGACAGGAGGCCAATGTTCCCATCAACCAACCCGCGGAGCTGCACTCAGACGCAGATTTTGCATCCATTTCCAAGTCCTTTTCATCGAGCAGGTGACCGCCCAGCTGAGGAAGAAACTCCCGCGTGAGCCAGACAGGCCACTCGGAACCGACCAGGCGATCTCCGTCCAACGCCCTTTTATAGTTTCGCGATGCTCCTCCAACCAACCTCATGGATTCCGCACCTTGTCAGCTCTCATACACACCATGTTCCCTTTGCCGTCCCACTAGGTCTGGCCTTATATTTTTTCAGGCAGAACTAGACCTCCGGGTCGCTTAACCATGATTTATATAGTACATAGCTACTTGACCACCATACGCACTCAGGAGACAGTCCTTCCAGATGGTAACTAAGTATCTGTCGCTGGATTGCATTAGCACACTGGCACTTCCAACTTTTGCTCGCCCGGGCAATTCGCGCTCTCCATGGCAGCAAGCAGTTGTTGAAGACAGCCTCGTCCCTTCCCACGCATCCCAGGCCCTGTTCTGCGCCGGAATGGTTGTTCTTTCCAAAGCGTTGCCAGCTCCGCGAGTTGGAGCTTTTTGGACGATGATCTGCCCCGGTGAAATGCCTCGCGCTGGGTTCCTGGGAGAGGCAGAGCGCCTTTTCCTCATGTGCTTCCAATAGCAGTCAAACTGAATATCCTCAGCAGGTTATCCAGATATACCGACATCCAGTAtacccttttcttttttattctctttcttcctttcaAACTGTGGTCTTTAAATCCCGAAGAAACTTAACACGTCTACTTTCTCCTCACCTGGCTGTGCAGAAATCCATGCAAAACAAACTgcaattaaaaaaaaataaaataataataataataataataataataaaaaaagaaacagaagcGCGATTTGTATCGGCTTACCTTCCATGCGGTAGTATCTGGCCGGAGGAAATCGGGATCTCGCTCTCTAATGACGATGATGGGTGCATTGGCGGATCCAGCGACCCTTCAGCTCTGCAATCGCGTTCTGCTGCCcgttctcttcttcttcgccaTCGTCGCCAACGCAGCGTGTGAATGCGGCTTTCGGATGAACGACACCAGCCAGTACTTCACCCACATCATATACAGCAATTTCACCCAGTATTCACCAGGCAAGAAGCTCGCCTCGAATCCGGAGTTTAGACGTAACTGGGCTATTCAGAGATGGAACATGCCGTCGATCAACTGGGCCACTCCGCTGCCCGTCCTCAACGAACAGGAGAACGTGTATCTGGAAAACGGACACATGGTTCTTCGGCAGGTCGGGTATCCCAAGGAAGGCATCCTGGCGGGTCGCAACGTCAGCGTCGCATCTGTTGCAGGTCAGTCGGGCGATCTGCTGCACGGGAGCTTTAGGACAGAGGTCAAGATTGAAGGAGCGGAGGGCGGAAGCGTTGGCGCGTTCTTCTGGTACCATGTCGGTAATTTCAAAGTTCTTTAGGATGCAACCGTAAGGGCTGACCTGACCATTGCGCCCCTTGCGGGGGTTGTGTCCAGGACGATCAAAACGAGATAGACATCGAGGTTCTGACGAGGGAGATCAAATCCGACCGACTTCTGGTCCACTACACAACCCACCCGGCGATCGACGAGGACGGGGACGTTATCAGGAATGCGACGGCCATTGTCCCCGTCGAAGGAAACGACCCGGCGAATTGGTTCCAACGGCATCGATTCGACTGGAGCAAAGAGGAGTTGAGATTCTACCACAACGGTAGCCTGATGCACGCAAACAATATAAGAATACCGGACGTTGGAGGGCGGGCGCTGCTGAACCTGTGGGCGGACGGGGGCATCTGGAGCGGAGCGCCGAGCACGACAAACGTCTACATGAGGGTGAAGTACGTGATCGTATACCACAACACCACGGCCAGCGACAGCGGGCAGGATGTCGAGTTCAACGACCGCTGTGCCAGGGCCGGCGGGCCGTCGAATGAAACGGTCTGTCTGGACGTCTTCGTGGAGGATGGGGCGGTCGATCCTTCGTCCATCGGCACAGCATTGGCACCACTGCCGTTCTGGGTGCTGTCTCTGCTCTGGCTGGTGCTGGGGGTTATCTTCACAAGTCTCTGAGggtatcttttcttttcttctttttttccttttcttctttttttccttttctttttttttttttttcctttttttttttttttttttggttttgtttttttctttctcctgcGTTTTGGTTTGAGGGAATGGAAACACTCGAAGTAGCGGGCAGGATCAACTAAATGTACCGATGATGTAGTATGTATCAGAATGGATGAGTATTACAGATACCGACTcgttgattgattgattagTTTACGAAGTACCTTTctccatacatacatagttactccgtacaattACCTTGAAGGGCagatatacggagtacatacgtACATGACGCACAGTACAATCCTTCTCCGCCGTACGCGCTGAAACAGCCGGCCCATAACCGATATACGCGCGGTCTGGTTGGTCGCCGGGAGGTTCGGTGATTTGCCCTGTCGGGGCTTGCTAGGCGCTGATTGGCGGGCGGGCCGGGAAAGGGTGGGGAATCGGCGGGTATCGTCGGAGGCCGGCTCAATTCCGGCCAGGCCAATCAGCGCTCAGAGTGGTTTGCTTAGCTTTGTGCTTGGCAATAACCTTGTTGTACCGCCTCGCGCTGCTGCTGGCGGTGGTGGTACATCGCCAGTCCTCGAGCCCCTTTGCATCCTGAGAGCGTCTGGTCGAATCGGTGGGCGCGGAGACCACGAGAGGGCGACGCTGGAGAGCATCCGAGTGGGCGTCCGACCAGCGCTCTTTGCGCGACGCCGTTTCCTGGCAGTATTTCCACTCTGTCGCCGTGGTGCAGCGGTGCTCCAGTGACCAGGAACACTTTGCGTATGTACCTTCCTCCCAGTCACGGGATCTCATCTGACCGACCTCACGATCTGGATATCAGATTTGCCCCTGGAGACGCTGTGTCCATCCTGTCTGCGCGCTGTACTGCCCCGATATCTTCCTCCCGATGCTGATGGCGGATATCGAAAGCTGCATGCCCTGGAGGCTCGGATGGCGCGGAGAGAGGTGCCTTTGCCCGTTCCACATGCTGTTTTGTATGTCTTTCGTAATAGTGGCTTCTGAGGCCGGTATCAATTCCGGCCTCATGAAGGTATATAATCCTCCATCTTTCCCCCAGAATTAGCCTCTCCTCCTGGCGTTTTCTCTCTCAGCAAGGCAGCGATTTTCACGGAAACTTGAGCCCAAGCTTCCCGAGCTGATCTTTACCCCCCACGCCTTTGATCGCTTTTGAAGGCATAAAAGcatctctctctttttgccATTCTGATATAGACGCAAACTCAACACTCTTCCCCCTCCAACAACCTTAAAACTTGCATATACACCTctgtttctttctttctttctttttattttgcCGTCCCCAATATTAAACCGTCATGCCGACCCTCGAGGATCGTTCTTCCGCTACCACCATGGACAAGTTCCCTCACGTCCTGGATGATCCGGCCACCTTGCCTCGCTCGCT includes:
- a CDS encoding uncharacterized protein (CAZy:GH16~SECRETED:SignalP(1-35)~EggNog:ENOG410PSS1~COG:S~TransMembrane:1 (n19-29c33/34o335-353i)~BUSCO:9788at33183), yielding MTMMGALADPATLQLCNRVLLPVLFFFAIVANAACECGFRMNDTSQYFTHIIYSNFTQYSPGKKLASNPEFRRNWAIQRWNMPSINWATPLPVLNEQENVYLENGHMVLRQVGYPKEGILAGRNVSVASVAGQSGDLLHGSFRTEVKIEGAEGGSVGAFFWYHDDQNEIDIEVLTREIKSDRLLVHYTTHPAIDEDGDVIRNATAIVPVEGNDPANWFQRHRFDWSKEELRFYHNGSLMHANNIRIPDVGGRALLNLWADGGIWSGAPSTTNVYMRVKYVIVYHNTTASDSGQDVEFNDRCARAGGPSNETVCLDVFVEDGAVDPSSIGTALAPLPFWVLSLLWLVLGVIFTSL